In one Spirosoma rigui genomic region, the following are encoded:
- a CDS encoding cupin domain-containing protein: MAYAQKIIRNPQTGQQIRFLRTGRDTCGQLLEMEATFAGNSAKPVAHYHPYQAEDFRVVSGRLTVQVGDQTKVLGPGDTLHIPRHTVHAMWNASPDETVVNWQVTPALTTDHFFETVFGLASDGTAGASGRPPLLQTVLLVQYFSAVFRLARPPRTIQRVLFSLLSPVAYLAGYRPTYPKYLD, encoded by the coding sequence ATGGCTTACGCCCAAAAAATCATTCGTAACCCACAAACCGGCCAGCAGATTCGGTTTCTGCGCACGGGCCGCGACACCTGCGGGCAACTGCTCGAAATGGAAGCAACCTTCGCGGGTAACAGTGCCAAACCGGTGGCCCACTATCATCCCTACCAGGCCGAAGATTTTCGGGTGGTGAGTGGTAGACTGACCGTTCAGGTTGGGGACCAAACAAAGGTACTTGGGCCGGGCGATACGCTGCACATTCCGCGGCACACGGTGCATGCTATGTGGAACGCATCGCCCGATGAAACCGTCGTGAACTGGCAGGTGACGCCCGCGCTGACAACCGATCATTTTTTCGAAACCGTCTTTGGGCTAGCCAGCGACGGTACCGCAGGAGCAAGCGGCCGGCCACCCCTGCTGCAAACGGTTTTGCTGGTGCAGTATTTCTCCGCTGTTTTCCGGCTGGCCAGGCCACCCCGGACCATCCAGCGGGTACTGTTCTCACTGCTGTCACCGGTGGCGTATCTGGCGGGCTACCGGCCAACCTACCCGAAGTACCTGGATTAA
- a CDS encoding sensor histidine kinase yields the protein MTTLNDKWLRIVGIAMLLAFSITGNGFHEQPLTGEVLIRILISFVSITVTWHVIRALIFYFRQRYNAKQQLVKRLLLTFVTGSIASTLIIWITGALRHLALYGTLADYRTGSPVASITINKMTLSLNIYGFDFVQATTNFIFFQIIYEALFFARDSSLYQKQLKQAEQEQEKLRTANLQSQLDALKQQVNPHFLFNSLNVLDSLIDDDPRQAREFLSELSTVYRYLLRSNDQHLTDLGTELDFIHSYFHLLRTRHGSALSLNICVDEQYQRYLLPPLTLQLLVENAVKHNIVLPEQPLAIDIVTDADACLLVRNNVQRKSIRVASNGIGLTNILAKYQVLNQPKPMILEDNGQFIVSLPLIETAD from the coding sequence TTGACTACGCTGAATGATAAATGGTTACGGATTGTTGGCATTGCGATGCTGCTGGCATTCAGCATAACGGGCAATGGGTTTCATGAGCAACCGCTGACGGGTGAAGTGCTGATCCGGATTCTGATCAGCTTCGTGTCAATTACCGTCACCTGGCACGTCATTCGGGCGCTTATCTTTTACTTCCGGCAGCGCTACAACGCGAAACAGCAGCTGGTCAAACGCCTGCTGCTGACTTTCGTGACGGGGAGCATAGCCTCAACGCTGATCATCTGGATAACGGGTGCCCTGCGCCACCTGGCTCTGTACGGCACCCTGGCCGATTACCGGACCGGCAGCCCCGTTGCGTCAATCACGATCAACAAAATGACCCTGTCGCTCAACATATACGGGTTTGACTTTGTGCAGGCAACGACCAACTTCATCTTCTTCCAGATCATCTACGAAGCCCTGTTCTTCGCCCGTGACTCGTCGCTTTACCAAAAACAGCTGAAGCAGGCCGAGCAGGAGCAGGAGAAGCTGCGGACGGCCAACTTACAAAGCCAGCTCGACGCCCTTAAGCAGCAGGTGAATCCGCACTTTCTGTTCAACAGCCTTAACGTTCTCGACTCACTCATCGACGATGACCCCCGGCAGGCGCGGGAGTTCCTGAGCGAACTAAGCACTGTGTACCGCTACCTGCTACGATCCAACGACCAGCACCTGACCGATCTGGGTACCGAACTGGACTTTATTCATTCGTATTTTCACCTGCTGCGAACCCGCCACGGATCGGCGCTGAGCCTGAACATCTGCGTCGATGAGCAGTACCAGCGCTACCTGCTGCCGCCCCTGACGCTGCAACTGCTGGTCGAAAATGCCGTGAAGCATAATATTGTCCTGCCCGAACAGCCACTGGCTATCGATATTGTCACGGATGCCGACGCCTGCCTGCTGGTTCGCAACAATGTGCAGCGCAAGTCCATCCGGGTCGCGTCCAACGGCATTGGTCTTACCAATATTCTGGCGAAATACCAGGTTCTGAATCAGCCCAAACCAATGATTTTGGAAGATAACGGCCAGTTTATTGTGTCGCTGCCGCTCATTGAAACAGCTGACTGA
- a CDS encoding right-handed parallel beta-helix repeat-containing protein — translation MKPVSSALYTPVVQSSRFPFFANGFTALLIASLFLLVSCKKDTDVDPVGAVTANAGPDQSVSVGQVVTLDGSASTDSQGKPLSFQWTILRKPAKSSVALTQPATARPTFRADEVGEYEVLLTVTSASGSATDKIVVGASAAEPLAISTSITVKTTLVDRILNPDLPDYIVTKSIDVNHELTINPGVVIAFERDVRMNVNDNRGLLIARGEPTNQIKFVGVQPTKGYWVGISLYSGSNANVLEHVTVMHAGSRPIYSTTKSALFLSGGSRAQIALKNCQFSQNDGYGIYVYDGALLREFSQNTFTNHTEAGMLLDAPNVAKLDAASTFTGNNGRNVVEVSPSDIKGTTEVVWTGFADKTPYRINGEFTINAGFKLSPGVTLEMNRDAVIRVNTGGYLSAVGTPTQRVTFTGADRTAAYWRGIICYSQDTKNVLDNAEVSNAGSISIVSARKANIAIYGTKAAMTIRNTRISGSGGYGVYVGYGAAANTDLTTANSFETNAQSNVMIEK, via the coding sequence ATGAAACCAGTATCCTCTGCCCTCTACACCCCAGTTGTTCAATCTTCCCGTTTCCCATTTTTCGCCAACGGGTTCACCGCGCTGCTGATTGCCAGTCTGTTCCTGCTGGTCAGTTGTAAAAAAGACACCGACGTCGATCCCGTGGGTGCCGTGACAGCCAACGCCGGGCCTGACCAGTCGGTGTCGGTTGGCCAGGTCGTTACGCTCGATGGTTCGGCTTCGACAGACAGTCAGGGTAAGCCGCTGTCGTTCCAGTGGACCATCCTGCGTAAGCCCGCCAAAAGTAGCGTCGCTCTCACGCAGCCCGCTACGGCCAGACCAACGTTCAGAGCCGACGAAGTCGGGGAGTACGAAGTACTACTGACCGTTACCAGCGCCAGCGGTAGTGCTACCGACAAAATCGTTGTGGGGGCATCGGCCGCGGAGCCACTGGCCATCAGCACCAGTATTACGGTTAAAACAACCCTCGTCGACCGTATCCTGAATCCCGACCTGCCCGATTACATCGTGACGAAATCCATCGATGTCAACCACGAACTGACAATCAATCCCGGCGTAGTAATTGCGTTTGAGCGCGACGTACGGATGAACGTGAACGACAACAGGGGCCTGCTTATAGCCCGGGGTGAACCCACCAACCAGATCAAATTTGTGGGCGTTCAGCCAACAAAGGGCTACTGGGTCGGGATATCACTCTACTCAGGCAGCAACGCCAATGTACTGGAGCACGTAACCGTGATGCACGCCGGTAGTCGGCCTATCTACAGCACCACCAAGTCGGCCCTGTTCCTGTCGGGCGGCAGCCGGGCGCAGATCGCGCTGAAAAACTGCCAGTTCTCCCAGAATGACGGCTATGGTATCTACGTTTACGACGGGGCACTCCTGCGGGAGTTCAGCCAGAACACGTTCACCAACCACACTGAAGCGGGTATGCTGCTCGATGCCCCGAACGTAGCGAAACTCGATGCCGCTTCGACGTTCACGGGCAACAACGGCCGGAACGTAGTGGAGGTCAGCCCGTCGGATATCAAAGGCACCACCGAGGTTGTCTGGACGGGATTCGCTGACAAGACTCCCTACCGGATCAACGGTGAGTTTACCATCAACGCGGGTTTCAAACTCAGCCCCGGCGTAACGCTGGAAATGAACCGGGATGCCGTAATCCGGGTCAACACGGGCGGCTACCTGAGCGCCGTGGGTACGCCCACCCAGCGGGTCACGTTCACCGGTGCCGATCGGACGGCCGCCTACTGGCGCGGCATCATCTGCTACTCGCAGGACACCAAAAACGTACTCGACAATGCGGAGGTCAGCAACGCGGGGAGCATCAGCATCGTGTCGGCCAGAAAAGCCAACATCGCCATCTATGGTACAAAGGCGGCCATGACGATCAGAAATACCCGCATCAGCGGCAGCGGTGGCTACGGCGTTTATGTCGGTTACGGGGCTGCGGCCAATACCGATCTGACTACGGCCAACAGTTTCGAAACCAACGCACAGTCGAACGTGATGATCGAGAAGTAG
- a CDS encoding sensor histidine kinase yields MKPLADTRLRLLGPVGLYVFVAIFFRLDWYFTLPAKTLLFNDAIALTAGIICWQIARRVVLTIQQRYPGLANTRQRFIWLLVALPVLVFFAWLMRHTTRFLIDGRFLYFSSAIELSRTIGIQIFYHFIYFAVYEGWYILRQWKRETVETNALEKVSLQSQLASLQAQVNPHFLFNSLNSLSSLIGESPDRADVFLDELTAVFRYLLQASDRQLVFVQDEISFIRSYFHLLQTRYQRGLVLEIDVAESYETQLIPPLTLQVLVENAVRYNVILPEQPLHIRIYTTADHRLHVANTLQRKSLRVDTTGAGLANLATRYELLNEGALVIEEQGGWFMVSLPLVSEGRLAEVG; encoded by the coding sequence ATGAAACCCTTGGCCGATACCCGACTGCGTTTGCTCGGCCCGGTTGGGCTTTACGTGTTTGTCGCCATCTTTTTCCGGCTCGACTGGTACTTCACGCTGCCGGCCAAAACGCTGCTTTTCAACGACGCCATTGCCCTGACGGCGGGAATCATCTGCTGGCAGATTGCGCGCCGGGTAGTGCTGACCATCCAGCAGCGGTACCCTGGTCTGGCCAATACGCGCCAGCGGTTCATCTGGCTGCTGGTGGCGCTGCCGGTGCTGGTCTTTTTCGCCTGGCTCATGCGGCATACGACTCGTTTTCTGATCGACGGTCGCTTTCTGTATTTCAGCAGCGCCATCGAACTGAGCCGTACCATCGGGATTCAGATCTTCTACCACTTTATCTACTTCGCCGTGTATGAAGGGTGGTACATTCTGCGGCAGTGGAAGCGCGAAACGGTTGAGACAAATGCGCTGGAGAAAGTATCGCTACAAAGCCAGCTTGCTTCGCTGCAGGCGCAGGTAAACCCGCACTTCCTCTTCAACAGCCTTAACTCGCTGTCGTCGCTGATTGGGGAAAGCCCCGATCGGGCCGATGTCTTTCTGGATGAGCTGACCGCTGTTTTTCGGTATCTGCTGCAGGCCAGTGACCGGCAGCTGGTGTTCGTGCAGGACGAAATTTCGTTTATCCGGTCGTACTTTCATCTGCTGCAAACTCGCTACCAGCGCGGGCTGGTGCTGGAAATAGACGTCGCCGAGTCCTATGAGACGCAGCTTATTCCACCCCTGACGCTGCAGGTGCTGGTCGAGAATGCCGTGCGATACAATGTGATTTTGCCCGAGCAGCCGCTGCATATCCGGATTTATACCACTGCCGACCATCGGCTGCACGTGGCCAATACGCTCCAGCGCAAGAGCCTCCGCGTCGACACGACGGGGGCCGGGCTCGCCAACCTGGCAACCCGCTACGAACTGCTTAACGAGGGAGCGCTCGTGATTGAGGAGCAGGGCGGCTGGTTTATGGTCAGCCTGCCACTGGTTAGTGAGGGGCGGCTGGCCGAAGTTGGGTAG
- a CDS encoding cupin domain-containing protein → MNTALTATPVTKQANTLQQAYWYNGCLVNVLVDGAQTNGRYAQLEMVLQPGTEPPTHTHTREDETFYMLEGSIQFTIGEHVFTAKPGDYVLMPKGIPHNFRVLTETAKTVMTIAPAGFENYFRDPRFSTRASMLMLPPAPQGPPAPEAIQSLIQVLDQEFGITM, encoded by the coding sequence ATGAACACAGCACTGACCGCTACGCCTGTCACGAAACAGGCCAACACCCTTCAACAAGCCTACTGGTATAACGGATGCCTCGTCAACGTACTCGTCGACGGAGCCCAGACCAACGGCCGCTACGCCCAGCTCGAAATGGTTTTGCAACCCGGTACCGAACCGCCGACGCATACCCACACCCGCGAAGACGAAACCTTCTATATGCTGGAAGGCTCCATTCAGTTTACCATCGGTGAGCACGTATTCACCGCCAAACCCGGCGACTACGTGCTGATGCCAAAGGGCATTCCGCACAACTTTCGGGTACTGACAGAAACGGCCAAGACCGTTATGACAATTGCCCCGGCCGGGTTCGAGAATTACTTCCGGGACCCTCGTTTCTCTACCCGCGCCAGTATGCTTATGCTGCCACCTGCGCCCCAGGGACCACCCGCGCCCGAAGCCATCCAGTCGTTGATTCAGGTCCTCGATCAAGAATTTGGCATAACGATGTAA
- a CDS encoding VOC family protein, which translates to MKILDIDLYTTDLDSIRLFYVRKLGLPVLSRSASHCTVLIGWTSLTFRLVDQPVAPYHLAINVPRGSLEVIMYYFDLDYLDTQAPGKTIADFPDWRARACYFYDGVGNILEFIARTDLNLEDPNLTFPELFQGVSEIGMATEDVAHTAAEIQRRFGIGAFGKSQPATDFNALGDDNGLFIVSKAGRNWLFTDTPAGLNFCRIGFVCEPEGKLQELYSYEVNRLPIGKGAFAPLTFPSIS; encoded by the coding sequence ATGAAAATCCTTGACATTGACCTGTACACGACCGACCTCGACAGCATTCGTCTGTTCTACGTTCGTAAGCTGGGCCTGCCCGTTTTATCCCGTTCGGCCAGCCACTGTACCGTACTCATCGGGTGGACCAGCCTGACTTTTCGCCTGGTCGATCAGCCGGTAGCGCCTTACCACCTGGCCATCAACGTGCCACGCGGCTCGCTGGAAGTGATCATGTATTACTTCGATCTTGATTACCTTGATACCCAGGCACCGGGCAAAACCATTGCCGACTTCCCCGACTGGCGGGCGCGGGCCTGCTATTTCTACGACGGAGTTGGTAATATCCTCGAATTTATTGCCCGCACGGATCTGAATCTGGAAGATCCGAATCTGACCTTTCCCGAACTGTTCCAGGGCGTGAGTGAAATTGGTATGGCTACCGAAGATGTAGCTCATACTGCCGCCGAGATCCAGCGTCGGTTTGGTATCGGGGCCTTCGGCAAATCTCAGCCCGCAACGGATTTCAACGCATTGGGCGATGACAACGGCCTGTTTATTGTGTCGAAAGCGGGGCGCAACTGGCTTTTCACCGATACACCCGCCGGTCTGAACTTCTGCCGGATTGGTTTTGTCTGCGAGCCGGAAGGTAAACTACAGGAGCTGTACTCCTACGAAGTAAACCGGCTGCCAATAGGAAAGGGGGCTTTCGCCCCCCTTACTTTCCCATCCATTTCTTGA
- a CDS encoding sensor histidine kinase has translation MNIINDKKLRIVGPIVLFVVGTLFFRLNWYLELSVDSLIRSDLIGLGAGYICWNVARWVVLRLQKRYPGLANTRHRLRWMFVLMPVLVNFAWLIRQLGHMAFNNASSIWQPLPKYTYSLGIQIFYLCVYYVIYEGSYVMRAWRQAYEQNEQLKKNKLQHQLETLKSQINPHFLFNSLNSLSMLIHENPRQAEEFVDEISSVYRYLLRANDQELTTLDRELQFIRSYFQLLKTRYGAGIDMQIEVADWQLDRKMPPLTLQLLVENAVKHNVILPESPLVVQILTRGQTLVVKNNLQRKRTAVPSNKVGLANIATKYRLMGNHTILIREYLGQFVVTLPLLASQPETNATL, from the coding sequence GTGAATATTATCAATGATAAGAAACTACGTATTGTCGGCCCGATCGTTTTGTTTGTGGTGGGTACGTTATTCTTCCGGCTCAACTGGTACCTCGAACTATCGGTCGACTCGCTGATCCGGTCGGATCTGATCGGGTTGGGGGCGGGGTACATCTGCTGGAACGTGGCGCGCTGGGTGGTTTTACGACTGCAGAAACGGTATCCCGGTCTGGCCAACACCCGCCACCGACTACGCTGGATGTTTGTCCTGATGCCGGTGCTGGTCAATTTTGCCTGGCTCATCCGGCAGCTGGGGCACATGGCGTTCAACAACGCGTCGTCCATCTGGCAGCCGCTGCCTAAATACACCTACTCGCTGGGTATTCAGATCTTCTACCTGTGCGTGTACTACGTCATTTACGAAGGGAGCTACGTGATGCGGGCATGGCGGCAAGCCTACGAACAGAATGAGCAGCTCAAAAAAAATAAGCTCCAGCACCAGCTCGAAACCCTGAAGAGCCAGATCAATCCGCATTTTTTGTTCAACAGTCTCAACTCGCTGTCGATGCTGATCCACGAAAATCCCCGGCAGGCGGAAGAGTTCGTTGACGAGATCAGCAGTGTGTACCGCTACCTGCTGCGGGCCAACGACCAGGAACTGACGACGCTGGACCGTGAACTGCAGTTTATCCGATCGTATTTTCAACTGCTCAAAACGCGCTACGGAGCAGGTATCGACATGCAGATCGAAGTAGCCGACTGGCAGCTGGACCGGAAAATGCCGCCCCTGACGTTGCAGTTACTGGTCGAAAATGCGGTGAAACACAATGTAATCCTGCCCGAAAGTCCGCTGGTGGTCCAGATACTGACGCGGGGGCAAACGCTGGTCGTGAAGAACAACCTCCAGCGGAAACGAACGGCCGTTCCGTCCAACAAAGTTGGACTGGCCAATATTGCGACCAAATACCGGCTCATGGGCAATCACACGATCCTGATTCGGGAGTACCTGGGGCAGTTTGTTGTTACGCTGCCGTTGCTGGCCAGTCAACCCGAAACCAACGCTACTTTATGA
- a CDS encoding glycosyltransferase — MTTPQRILFATMPMDGHFSPLTGLAVYLSQLGHDVRWYVGGRYGEKVTGLGLHHYPFVKAQTVNQENLDSLFPERASIKGALARIRFDIEQVFLLRAPEFVEDLTAIHAQWPFDLIIHDVAFIGGSFIKQLINVKTVSIGVLPLTESDDNLPPSGMGMKPMNSVPGRWVQRLMRYVVQRVIFRETNELHNRLRAGYGLPPEPDSLFDSVVHTADIHLQSGVPSFEYPRKRISPNVRFVGPLLPCNRGHKRPFEQVAKALQYKKVVLVTQGTVERDVEKIIVPTLEAYKQDPETLVIATTGGSRTSELCDRYPEENIIIEDFIDFSAVMAYASVYVTNGGYGGVMLALKHNLPIVVAGIHEGKNEIAARIDYCKVGIDLKTEMPKPAQIRKAVDKVTGDNTYRRNARKMGRQLSAYNPNELARQYIDALVAEQVLPELSVAD; from the coding sequence ATGACAACTCCCCAACGTATCCTCTTTGCCACCATGCCCATGGATGGCCACTTTAGCCCCCTCACCGGCCTTGCCGTTTACCTGAGCCAGCTCGGCCATGACGTACGCTGGTACGTAGGCGGCCGGTACGGTGAAAAAGTGACCGGGCTGGGCCTGCACCATTATCCGTTTGTGAAGGCACAGACCGTCAACCAGGAAAACCTGGACAGTCTCTTCCCCGAGCGCGCGTCCATCAAAGGCGCACTGGCCCGTATCCGGTTCGACATCGAGCAGGTGTTTCTGCTCCGGGCACCGGAGTTTGTCGAAGACCTGACGGCAATTCACGCGCAGTGGCCGTTTGACCTGATCATCCACGACGTTGCTTTCATCGGCGGGTCGTTTATCAAGCAACTGATCAACGTCAAAACCGTGTCGATCGGTGTGTTGCCCCTGACCGAATCGGACGACAACCTCCCGCCGTCGGGTATGGGTATGAAGCCTATGAACAGTGTGCCCGGCCGGTGGGTGCAGCGGCTGATGCGCTACGTGGTACAGCGGGTTATTTTCCGGGAAACCAACGAACTGCACAACCGGCTCCGTGCCGGGTACGGTCTGCCGCCGGAACCTGATTCCCTGTTCGATTCGGTGGTCCACACGGCCGACATACACCTGCAGAGTGGCGTTCCCAGCTTTGAATATCCCCGCAAGCGAATCAGCCCCAACGTTCGATTCGTGGGACCGCTGCTGCCCTGCAACCGGGGCCACAAACGGCCGTTCGAGCAGGTAGCCAAAGCGTTGCAGTACAAGAAAGTCGTGCTGGTAACCCAGGGGACGGTGGAGCGCGACGTGGAGAAAATTATCGTGCCCACGCTGGAAGCCTACAAACAGGATCCCGAAACGCTCGTTATCGCCACTACCGGTGGCTCCCGGACCAGCGAACTATGCGATCGTTATCCCGAAGAAAATATCATCATTGAAGACTTCATCGATTTCTCCGCCGTCATGGCGTATGCCAGCGTGTATGTGACCAACGGGGGCTACGGCGGGGTTATGCTGGCGCTGAAGCACAACCTGCCCATCGTTGTGGCCGGTATTCACGAGGGTAAAAACGAAATTGCCGCCCGCATTGATTACTGCAAGGTAGGGATAGACCTGAAGACCGAAATGCCCAAACCCGCCCAGATCCGTAAGGCGGTCGACAAGGTGACCGGCGATAATACCTACCGGCGGAATGCCCGGAAAATGGGGCGTCAGCTGAGCGCATACAATCCCAATGAACTGGCACGACAGTACATCGATGCGCTCGTGGCCGAGCAGGTCCTGCCGGAACTGTCCGTTGCCGACTGA
- a CDS encoding sensor histidine kinase — MTFQLWGAVFTGMVLSIMLLNVVQWITYGDRNYGLYTLYMLAWLCYFGLRVHAFRELFSLETNHFVRAAAPMGAYYIYFDFADSILDLRRNLPVFFRRLQLVKIGIVVYVTIQFLLCYVVTWHPTLYEITFVAMRLAMAVLGVYGIRQMLSLRDPVSTVYAVGTAFLLTGGLTAMFMSLAWPRENWSGPFWNVSLTYMQIGIIAELVCFSLGLSYRQRRAAVRSAIVEQELIHEREKHHRDQLEAELAVQRLEQEKTEVHIRALQAQVNPHFLFNSLNSLSALIDDDTRRAGVFLDELSSVYRYLLRANDQILTPLAAELTFIQSYSHLLQTRHGDALRVVCRVPPPLLSRQIPPLTLQLLVENAVKHNIALPDQPLTIDIDTDGDDRLVVRNNVQRKRARVASNGVGLANIWSKYQMLNQPMPTISEANGQFVITLPLIAENSVV; from the coding sequence ATGACCTTTCAACTTTGGGGTGCGGTATTCACCGGTATGGTGCTGTCGATCATGCTGTTGAACGTAGTGCAGTGGATAACGTACGGCGATCGGAATTACGGCCTGTATACCCTGTATATGTTGGCGTGGCTGTGCTACTTCGGGCTGCGGGTTCATGCCTTTCGCGAGTTATTCTCGCTGGAAACGAATCATTTTGTCCGGGCAGCAGCCCCCATGGGGGCTTATTACATCTACTTCGACTTTGCCGACTCAATACTGGACCTGCGTCGTAATCTGCCCGTTTTTTTTCGCCGGCTGCAGCTCGTCAAAATAGGTATTGTGGTTTATGTCACGATCCAGTTTCTGCTGTGCTACGTCGTTACCTGGCATCCGACCCTGTACGAGATCACATTTGTGGCAATGCGGCTGGCCATGGCGGTACTGGGCGTATACGGTATCCGGCAGATGCTCAGCCTGCGCGACCCGGTGTCGACGGTCTACGCCGTCGGCACCGCTTTTCTGCTGACGGGCGGACTAACGGCGATGTTCATGTCGCTGGCCTGGCCCCGCGAAAACTGGTCGGGGCCGTTCTGGAACGTATCGCTCACCTACATGCAGATCGGGATCATTGCCGAGCTGGTCTGTTTCTCGCTCGGGCTGAGTTACCGGCAACGGCGGGCCGCCGTGCGCAGCGCCATTGTGGAGCAGGAGCTGATCCATGAGCGCGAAAAACACCACCGCGACCAGCTGGAAGCGGAGCTGGCCGTACAGCGGCTGGAACAGGAAAAAACCGAAGTACACATCCGGGCGCTGCAGGCGCAGGTAAACCCGCATTTTCTGTTCAACAGCCTTAACTCGCTGAGCGCGCTCATCGACGACGATACCCGGCGGGCGGGTGTTTTTCTGGATGAGCTGAGTTCCGTTTACCGCTACCTGCTGCGGGCCAATGACCAGATCCTGACTCCGCTGGCGGCCGAACTGACGTTCATTCAGTCCTATAGCCACCTGCTGCAAACGCGGCATGGCGATGCGCTACGGGTGGTTTGCCGGGTGCCGCCACCCTTGCTCAGCCGGCAGATACCCCCACTCACCCTGCAACTGCTGGTCGAGAACGCCGTTAAACATAACATCGCCCTGCCCGATCAGCCGCTGACGATTGACATCGACACCGACGGAGATGATCGGCTGGTGGTACGCAACAATGTACAGCGGAAACGGGCGCGGGTTGCGTCCAACGGGGTTGGGCTGGCCAATATCTGGTCGAAATACCAGATGCTGAATCAACCGATGCCTACGATCTCGGAGGCTAACGGGCAGTTTGTCATCACGCTGCCCTTGATCGCGGAGAATAGCGTCGTATGA
- a CDS encoding DUF1684 domain-containing protein, with product MRYWFVLLMGLLTTASVAQSPFADQLAKHRETYKKDLLATAGGPLTEAGDLSYVQFYAPDSTYRVTATVQRIEKAEPFDMPTYNGNTRPHVAYATLSFMLHGKPQQLTLYRNLNVIRIPEYRDYLFLPFKDATSGTETYGGGRYMDLRTGDIQHGQVTLDFNKAYNPYCAFKDGYPCPIPPKTNTLQIPVKAGEKTFAKDH from the coding sequence ATGCGTTACTGGTTCGTTCTTCTTATGGGTTTGCTGACGACGGCGTCCGTTGCCCAATCGCCCTTTGCCGATCAATTGGCTAAACACCGCGAGACATACAAAAAAGACCTGCTGGCTACGGCGGGTGGGCCACTGACGGAGGCCGGCGATCTGTCGTACGTACAATTTTACGCACCGGATTCCACATACCGCGTAACGGCTACGGTGCAGCGGATCGAGAAGGCCGAGCCGTTCGATATGCCCACGTACAACGGCAACACGCGCCCGCACGTAGCCTACGCGACCCTGTCGTTCATGCTGCACGGCAAGCCGCAGCAACTCACGCTATACCGCAACCTGAACGTGATCCGGATACCGGAGTACCGTGATTACCTGTTCCTGCCCTTCAAGGACGCGACATCAGGTACGGAAACGTATGGGGGTGGGCGTTACATGGACTTGCGGACGGGCGATATTCAACATGGGCAGGTAACGCTCGACTTCAACAAAGCCTACAATCCCTATTGTGCTTTCAAAGACGGGTATCCCTGCCCCATTCCGCCCAAAACCAATACGCTTCAGATCCCCGTTAAGGCCGGCGAAAAAACGTTCGCGAAAGACCACTGA
- a CDS encoding LytR/AlgR family response regulator transcription factor — MNVLIIEDEELAVRKLTKLLQDVDPTVSVVGTAASVRASVNWLKANTPGQPTAPDLILMDIELADGQSFEIFEQTNVAAPVIFTTSYDEYALRAFKVNSIDYLLKPIKRHELEASLEKHRRMSTGAAADLAPQVSIDALVQQLRQQVAPAEHRRRFLVRHLSQWVPIEVSDIAYFHSEEGVSLFRTRTNQKYSVDYTLDELEAMLDPTHFFRANRQFIVDINSVQQIHPYFNNKLKLTLKPAPDDEVLVSRERATDFKKWMGK; from the coding sequence ATGAACGTATTAATAATCGAAGACGAAGAGCTGGCCGTCCGTAAACTGACAAAGCTCCTGCAGGATGTTGACCCCACGGTAAGCGTCGTTGGTACGGCTGCCAGCGTTCGGGCTTCGGTGAACTGGCTGAAGGCCAATACCCCCGGTCAGCCCACCGCCCCCGATCTGATTCTGATGGATATTGAACTGGCCGACGGGCAGAGCTTCGAGATCTTCGAGCAGACGAACGTCGCAGCACCGGTCATTTTTACTACCTCCTACGATGAATATGCGCTGCGGGCTTTCAAGGTCAACAGCATCGACTACCTGCTCAAGCCCATCAAGCGGCACGAACTCGAAGCCAGCCTGGAGAAACACCGGCGCATGAGTACGGGGGCCGCTGCCGACTTAGCTCCGCAGGTATCGATCGATGCCCTGGTGCAGCAACTCCGCCAGCAGGTAGCTCCTGCCGAACACCGGCGCCGGTTCCTGGTTCGGCACCTGTCGCAGTGGGTACCCATCGAAGTGAGCGACATTGCCTACTTCCACTCTGAAGAAGGAGTAAGCCTCTTCCGGACCCGTACCAACCAGAAATACTCGGTCGATTACACCCTCGATGAACTGGAGGCCATGCTCGACCCGACCCACTTTTTCCGGGCCAACCGTCAGTTTATCGTCGATATCAACTCGGTGCAGCAGATACACCCTTATTTCAATAACAAACTCAAACTAACCCTGAAACCCGCTCCCGACGATGAGGTACTCGTCAGTCGGGAGCGGGCTACGGACTTCAAGAAATGGATGGGAAAGTAA